From a region of the candidate division WOR-3 bacterium genome:
- a CDS encoding radical SAM protein yields MTYLSSLPSGQRVRTRRCKSALNRTGIPGGDFCLNPYLGCTHGCLYCYASFMLRYSGINEPWGSFVEAKINLPEVLLKEAKRPGQVLLGTVCDPYQPVEEIFHLSRRALEILGSSGYQVEVMTKSDLVLRDLDLLKRFKGFSVEMTITTIDEKVGAIFEPNAPSPFRRLKAVAELVQAGVETTVFFGPVLPYFSDSFEQISAVLSAIKRTGCQRVLIDKLNYLGTKMAIITPKLAQGFKPAIFAFERALLEPRAYVAGLRERVLRALKMSGLEGRLIF; encoded by the coding sequence GGGTTCGCACCCGGCGCTGTAAATCGGCACTTAACCGCACCGGTATTCCCGGCGGCGATTTCTGTCTCAACCCGTATCTGGGCTGCACCCATGGCTGTCTTTACTGCTATGCCAGTTTTATGCTCCGCTATTCAGGCATCAATGAACCCTGGGGCTCGTTTGTTGAGGCAAAGATAAACCTGCCCGAGGTCCTGTTAAAAGAGGCGAAAAGACCGGGGCAGGTGCTTTTGGGAACGGTGTGCGACCCGTATCAACCGGTAGAGGAGATATTTCACTTGAGTCGGCGTGCCCTTGAGATTCTTGGCTCTTCTGGGTATCAGGTTGAGGTGATGACCAAGTCCGATTTGGTTCTGCGTGACCTGGATTTATTAAAAAGGTTTAAGGGCTTCAGCGTGGAGATGACAATAACAACCATTGACGAAAAGGTAGGTGCGATTTTTGAGCCCAACGCACCTTCACCATTCCGCCGGCTCAAGGCGGTCGCAGAGCTTGTTCAGGCTGGTGTGGAAACAACCGTCTTCTTTGGACCGGTTCTGCCCTACTTTTCCGACTCATTTGAGCAGATTAGCGCGGTCCTCTCAGCCATCAAACGCACCGGTTGCCAGCGGGTTCTCATTGACAAGCTGAACTACCTCGGCACGAAAATGGCAATTATCACACCGAAACTCGCTCAAGGCTTCAAACCTGCCATTTTTGCCTTTGAACGGGCGCTGTTGGAACCGAGGGCTTATGTTGCCGGGTTGCGGGAGCGAGTATTAAGGGCGCTGAAGATGTCAGGGCTTGAAGGTAGGTTGATTTTCTGA
- the serS gene encoding serine--tRNA ligase: MDLKFIRENPDEVRRILELRKSKIDIEAILELDKRRRALVQERDELRHKQKEVSEAVALAKKEKKEGSEQLLQAARELSDKIKELETELNRIEAQQENLIKLLPNRIHPSVTGEEEIVSTWGDLPVFGFQPLAHWDLAEALGIVDFEAATRLAGSRFVLFKGQGALLERALINFFLDTAIRKYGYTEIAPPVLANVPTLEAAGQLPNLETEMYCLKDDGLYLIPTAEPQLVAYYREKSLEEAQLPLKLVAYTPCFRREAGSYGRDVRGMIRIHQFDKVELVRLTRPETSYDALEEMRLEAESLLQALKLPYRVKRLAAWDIAFQSAKTYDLEVWAAGVKRWLEVSSISNCEEFQTRRAKIRVKSKNGKTFYPHALNGSALALPRTFIAIIENYQQKDGSVVVPEVLRPYMNGQERIE; the protein is encoded by the coding sequence ATGGACTTGAAGTTTATAAGGGAAAACCCTGATGAGGTGCGCCGCATCCTGGAGTTGCGCAAAAGCAAGATTGACATTGAGGCAATCCTTGAACTGGATAAAAGGCGCCGCGCGCTCGTGCAGGAAAGGGATGAGTTAAGACACAAGCAGAAGGAGGTTTCTGAGGCGGTCGCCCTTGCCAAAAAGGAGAAAAAGGAGGGGTCGGAACAGCTCTTGCAAGCGGCAAGGGAGCTTTCCGATAAGATTAAAGAACTTGAGACGGAGCTAAACAGGATTGAGGCTCAACAGGAAAATCTTATAAAACTTCTACCCAACAGGATTCATCCTTCGGTAACTGGTGAGGAGGAGATTGTTTCTACTTGGGGTGATTTACCCGTTTTTGGATTTCAGCCGCTGGCGCACTGGGATTTGGCCGAGGCATTGGGGATTGTTGATTTTGAGGCGGCTACCAGGCTTGCCGGTTCAAGGTTTGTCCTTTTCAAGGGTCAGGGTGCGCTCCTCGAGCGGGCTTTAATCAATTTCTTTCTTGACACCGCGATTCGCAAGTATGGCTACACCGAGATTGCCCCGCCGGTCCTTGCCAATGTGCCTACCCTTGAAGCCGCCGGTCAACTCCCCAATCTTGAGACCGAGATGTACTGCCTGAAGGATGATGGGCTTTATCTCATTCCCACGGCAGAACCGCAACTGGTTGCCTATTACCGGGAAAAGAGCCTTGAGGAGGCGCAACTGCCATTAAAACTTGTTGCCTATACACCCTGTTTCCGTCGCGAGGCTGGCTCTTATGGGCGGGATGTGCGCGGGATGATTCGGATTCACCAGTTTGACAAGGTGGAACTTGTCCGCCTGACAAGACCAGAAACCTCCTATGACGCCTTAGAGGAGATGCGTCTTGAGGCGGAAAGCCTTTTACAGGCGCTGAAACTGCCCTACCGGGTCAAAAGGCTTGCCGCCTGGGACATCGCCTTTCAGTCCGCAAAGACCTATGACCTTGAGGTCTGGGCAGCAGGTGTTAAAAGATGGCTTGAGGTCTCCTCCATCTCCAACTGCGAGGAGTTTCAGACCCGGAGGGCAAAAATCAGGGTCAAGAGCAAAAATGGCAAAACATTTTATCCTCATGCATTAAACGGCTCTGCCCTTGCCCTACCCAGGACATTTATCGCCATTATTGAAAATTACCAGCAAAAGGACGGCTCGGTTGTTGTCCCCGAGGTCCTGCGCCCTTATATGAACGGGCAGGAGCGAATCGAGTAG
- the cdd gene encoding cytidine deaminase, translating into MSQKTVARLLSAAKKATKRAYAPYSKFRVGAAVLTGKGKIYSGANVENSSLGLSICAERVAVFKAVNAGDTDIKAVLVFTPTGDFTPPCGACLQVIGEFGNDPLIILATPKGTKKLRLKKLLPLGFRLK; encoded by the coding sequence ATGAGTCAGAAAACGGTTGCGCGGCTTTTGTCCGCAGCCAAAAAGGCAACAAAAAGGGCATATGCCCCTTATTCAAAATTCCGGGTTGGTGCTGCGGTTCTGACAGGGAAAGGCAAAATCTATTCAGGCGCCAATGTGGAAAATTCCTCCCTGGGGCTGTCAATCTGTGCGGAAAGGGTGGCGGTGTTCAAGGCGGTGAATGCCGGTGATACTGACATCAAGGCGGTTTTGGTATTTACTCCAACAGGGGATTTCACACCTCCTTGCGGCGCCTGTCTGCAGGTGATTGGTGAGTTTGGCAATGACCCGTTAATCATTCTGGCAACACCCAAAGGGACAAAGAAACTGCGTCTGAAAAAACTCTTGCCTTTAGGTTTTCGCCTAAAATAA
- a CDS encoding phosphopentomutase, whose protein sequence is MEKPRVIIIVLDGVGCGELPDAARFNDCGSNTLAHLADAVGGLFLPNLARLGLGNIIRIKGVPAQKKPEAAYGKMAEKSAGKDSTTGHWEIAGIITREPFPVFPDGFPQDLIGEFETRIRRRVIGNVAASGTEIINRLGEEHLKTGFPIVYTSADSVFQIAAHIDVIPVKELYRFCEIARELLTGPYRVARVIARPFAGRPGSFYRTAERKDFSLPPPERTLLDNVKEAGLEVFGIGKIDDLFAGQGLTKNHHSVNNEECIDFIFIALKENKPGLIFANLVQFDMEWGHRNDPKGFAKGLMDFDSRLNEILLALKPSDILFITADHGCDPTTKSTDHSREYVPLLVYGEKVKPGIDLGTRETFADLGATAAEFLGVKPTSAGKSFLNKIIKELEEK, encoded by the coding sequence ATGGAAAAGCCGCGTGTCATCATCATTGTCCTTGACGGTGTCGGGTGCGGCGAGCTGCCTGATGCCGCCCGTTTTAATGACTGCGGCTCAAATACCCTTGCCCACCTTGCCGATGCGGTCGGCGGTCTTTTTTTACCCAACCTTGCTCGTCTCGGTCTGGGAAACATCATTAGGATAAAGGGGGTGCCCGCACAAAAAAAGCCTGAAGCCGCCTATGGCAAGATGGCGGAGAAATCCGCGGGCAAGGATTCAACAACCGGGCACTGGGAGATTGCCGGCATCATCACCAGGGAGCCATTTCCGGTCTTCCCTGATGGTTTTCCGCAGGATTTAATCGGGGAGTTTGAAACACGAATTCGGCGCCGGGTTATTGGCAATGTTGCGGCATCTGGAACCGAGATTATCAACCGGTTGGGAGAAGAGCATCTCAAGACCGGTTTTCCGATTGTCTACACATCTGCGGACAGCGTTTTTCAGATTGCCGCACATATTGATGTTATCCCGGTTAAGGAGCTCTACCGCTTCTGTGAGATTGCCCGTGAACTTCTCACCGGTCCTTATCGGGTGGCGCGGGTCATTGCCCGACCATTTGCCGGCAGACCTGGCTCATTTTACCGCACCGCTGAGCGCAAGGACTTCTCCCTGCCACCACCGGAGCGGACCCTCTTGGACAATGTCAAGGAGGCAGGGCTGGAGGTTTTCGGCATCGGCAAGATTGACGACCTTTTTGCCGGTCAGGGGCTGACAAAGAATCATCATTCGGTTAATAACGAGGAATGTATTGATTTCATTTTCATTGCGCTCAAGGAGAATAAGCCTGGGCTTATTTTTGCCAACCTTGTTCAGTTTGATATGGAATGGGGGCATCGCAACGACCCAAAAGGGTTTGCCAAGGGGCTGATGGATTTTGACTCCCGGCTCAATGAGATTCTTCTGGCCCTGAAACCCTCTGATATCCTTTTTATCACCGCTGACCATGGGTGTGACCCAACGACCAAATCAACCGACCATTCCCGCGAATATGTGCCTTTGCTTGTTTATGGCGAGAAGGTAAAGCCGGGCATCGACTTGGGAACAAGAGAGACATTTGCCGACTTGGGCGCAACCGCTGCCGAGTTCCTTGGGGTCAAACCCACATCTGCAGGCAAAAGTTTCCTGAATAAAATAATCAAAGAATTGGAGGAAAAATGA
- a CDS encoding phosphatidate cytidylyltransferase, with the protein MKKNSLAGRIIIGTILGLIVAGITLFSNHLPWLLTILVCAWTLLATIEFLRLLSRAEIVLNPYLLIPLNILIIIAAHLNLLPGFLIAPIAIVFIAALARTPALPRIPVYGLFTIIYLGFLPSHLILLRNLSSRENYSPWLILFPLILTWVSDTAAYAIGKTFGRRKLSLALSPNKTLEGFIAGLLFSALLAALWLVYLKPFTGAPRWWLALIGIGLSAIGQAGDLFESLFKRAVAVKDSAETLGAHGGFLDRADSLLFTIPAFYYLAILTGKGWG; encoded by the coding sequence TTGAAGAAAAATAGCCTTGCCGGGCGCATCATCATCGGCACAATTCTCGGTCTGATTGTTGCTGGGATAACTCTCTTCTCTAACCACCTGCCCTGGCTTTTGACCATCCTTGTCTGCGCCTGGACCCTTCTTGCCACTATTGAATTTTTGCGCCTCCTCTCCCGCGCCGAAATTGTCTTGAACCCCTATCTTCTTATCCCGCTCAACATCCTCATCATCATTGCCGCCCATCTCAACCTTCTGCCCGGTTTTCTCATTGCACCGATTGCCATTGTTTTCATCGCTGCGCTTGCCCGAACCCCTGCTTTGCCCCGGATCCCGGTTTACGGACTTTTCACCATTATCTACCTTGGCTTTCTTCCCAGCCATCTCATCCTTTTGCGCAACCTCAGCTCAAGAGAAAACTACTCCCCCTGGCTTATTCTCTTCCCTTTGATTCTCACCTGGGTCAGTGATACCGCTGCCTATGCAATCGGCAAAACTTTTGGTAGACGCAAACTCTCTTTGGCACTCAGCCCGAACAAAACCCTTGAAGGCTTCATTGCCGGACTTCTTTTCTCCGCCCTTTTGGCAGCGCTCTGGCTGGTTTATCTCAAGCCATTTACAGGTGCGCCGCGCTGGTGGCTGGCATTAATCGGCATTGGACTCTCCGCAATCGGTCAGGCGGGTGACCTCTTTGAGTCCCTTTTCAAAAGGGCGGTGGCGGTCAAAGACAGCGCTGAAACCCTGGGCGCGCATGGCGGGTTCCTTGACCGGGCTGACAGCCTCCTCTTCACCATCCCCGCATTTTATTATCTCGCCATTCTCACCGGGAAAGGCTGGGGTTAA
- a CDS encoding isoprenyl transferase, whose product MPDSAKLKIPIHIAAIMDGNGRWARRRGLPRSFGHRQGVRALRTVVETCGEIGVKFLTVFTFSTENWQRPKNEIESLMKLLARAVEEERADLMKNNVRVRAIGRLKDLPENVRTKVQSLIDETKNNTGLTLTLALSYGGKQEMIDAVKHAFELWRAGKISEPPQTEEEFSSLLYDPELPPVDLLIRTGGEHRISNFLLWHSAYAELYFTDTLWPDFKRKQLLEAIEDFSRRQRRFGRVEEK is encoded by the coding sequence GTGCCCGATTCAGCCAAACTGAAAATCCCAATTCACATCGCCGCCATAATGGATGGCAACGGTCGGTGGGCACGACGCCGCGGACTGCCCCGTTCCTTTGGTCACCGTCAGGGTGTTCGTGCCTTGCGGACAGTGGTTGAGACCTGCGGTGAAATCGGGGTAAAGTTTTTAACTGTGTTCACCTTCTCCACCGAAAACTGGCAGCGCCCGAAAAATGAAATTGAAAGCCTGATGAAACTGCTTGCCCGCGCGGTTGAGGAAGAACGGGCTGATTTGATGAAAAACAATGTCCGGGTCCGGGCAATCGGCAGATTAAAAGACCTGCCCGAAAATGTGCGCACCAAGGTTCAATCCCTGATCGACGAAACGAAAAACAACACCGGTCTAACCCTTACCCTCGCATTGAGTTATGGTGGTAAGCAGGAGATGATTGATGCGGTGAAGCACGCCTTTGAACTCTGGCGTGCAGGCAAAATCTCCGAGCCACCCCAGACCGAAGAAGAGTTCTCCTCTTTGCTTTACGACCCAGAACTGCCACCGGTTGATTTGCTCATCCGCACCGGTGGTGAACACCGCATCTCCAACTTTCTCTTATGGCATTCGGCGTATGCCGAACTTTACTTCACCGACACCCTCTGGCCCGATTTCAAGCGCAAACAGCTCCTTGAGGCAATTGAGGACTTTTCCCGGCGCCAGCGCCGCTTTGGTCGTGTTGAAGAAAAATAG
- the frr gene encoding ribosome recycling factor produces MLEKLYTECRNKMTKAVEVLTAEFARIRTARANPAILDGVRVNYYETLTPLRQVASISAPEPRQLVVQPWDRNLLPEIEKAILKAELGLTPKVEANLIRIPIPPLTEERRRELVKLCAKLTEDARVAIRNVRRDIIEDVKKLEKEKKISEDDSRLAQKKVQEITDEFIKKLDDLFAKKQAEIMER; encoded by the coding sequence ATGTTAGAAAAACTTTACACCGAATGTCGTAACAAGATGACCAAGGCGGTTGAGGTCCTCACCGCTGAATTTGCCCGCATCAGGACCGCCCGTGCCAATCCGGCGATCCTTGATGGCGTTCGGGTCAACTACTATGAAACCCTAACACCCCTGCGCCAGGTGGCAAGCATCTCCGCACCAGAACCGCGGCAACTGGTGGTTCAGCCCTGGGACCGCAACCTATTGCCCGAGATTGAAAAGGCAATTCTCAAAGCAGAACTGGGGCTCACCCCAAAGGTCGAGGCAAACCTGATCCGAATTCCGATTCCGCCCCTCACCGAGGAAAGGCGCCGGGAGCTTGTCAAACTCTGCGCCAAACTTACGGAGGATGCCCGGGTGGCAATCCGTAATGTCCGCCGGGACATCATTGAGGATGTCAAGAAATTGGAAAAGGAAAAGAAAATCTCTGAAGACGACTCCCGCCTCGCCCAGAAAAAGGTCCAGGAGATAACAGACGAGTTCATTAAAAAACTTGACGACCTCTTTGCCAAAAAACAGGCGGAGATAATGGAAAGATAG